From Methylocystis sp. ATCC 49242, one genomic window encodes:
- a CDS encoding NADH-quinone oxidoreductase subunit J — MAAVFFYIFATIMIASACVVIFARNPVHSVLFLILAFCNGAGLFLLAGAEFLAMILIVVYVGAVAVLFLFVVMMLDVDFAELKQGFNKYLPVGAAVGVVVLAELGMVAIGWQSAPSASSAAATPIVANVSNTAALGQVLYTKYVIFFQASALVLLTAMIGAIVLTLHHKPNVKRQKIAEQNARNRDNVIEIKKVPFRTGV; from the coding sequence GTGGCGGCTGTATTTTTCTACATCTTCGCGACGATCATGATCGCGTCAGCCTGCGTGGTGATCTTCGCCCGCAATCCGGTGCATTCCGTGCTGTTTCTCATCCTCGCCTTTTGTAACGGCGCGGGTCTGTTCCTGCTCGCCGGCGCCGAGTTCCTGGCCATGATCCTCATCGTGGTCTATGTCGGCGCAGTGGCGGTCCTGTTCCTCTTCGTGGTCATGATGCTCGACGTCGACTTCGCGGAATTGAAGCAGGGCTTCAATAAATATCTGCCTGTCGGCGCCGCGGTCGGCGTCGTCGTTCTGGCGGAGCTCGGCATGGTCGCCATTGGCTGGCAATCCGCGCCTTCGGCCTCCTCGGCGGCCGCCACGCCTATCGTCGCCAATGTCTCGAACACTGCGGCGCTCGGGCAGGTGCTCTATACGAAGTATGTGATCTTCTTCCAGGCTTCAGCGCTGGTGCTGCTTACCGCCATGATCGGCGCGATCGTGCTGACGCTGCATCACAAGCCGAATGTGAAGCGCCAGAAGATCGCGGAACAGAACGCGCGCAACCGCGACAATGTCATCGAAATCAAGAAAGTCCCGTTCCGGACCGGCGTCTAA
- the nuoL gene encoding NADH-quinone oxidoreductase subunit L yields the protein MIQAIVFLPLLGFLIAGAFGRKLGPRPSELVTTGLLMVSAVLSWVVFFDVALGHKEASAPVLANWMTVGALKVDWALRVDTLTAVMLVVVNTVSSLVHLYSIGYMHEDPSRPRFFAYLSLFTFAMLMLVTADNLVQMFFGWEGVGLASYLLIGFWYEKPSACAAAIKAFVVNRVGDFGFALGIFLVFQLTQSLSFNEVFAAVPGLAGKPIHVFGMDVDALTIAAFLLFIGAMGKSAQFFLHTWLPDAMEGPTPVSALIHAATMVTAGVFMVARLSPIFEHAPAALEFVTLIGAVTAFFAATVGLVQNDIKRVIAYSTCSQLGYMFVAEGVGAYSLGVFHLFTHAFFKALLFLGAGSVIHAMHHEQDMRNMGGLRKDIPFTFAMMTIGTLALTGFPYTAGYFSKDGIIEAAFAAGEHHTTAMIGFVSTVVAAGLTSFYSWRLVFMTFFGHRPAHEIAHNHSHDEPTHDEHAHGAHHDDHAHDDHGHGHHAPHESPIVMLIPLAVLSLGAIGAGFLFEPYFAGHEYGEFWKGALFTGEHNEILHEMHQIPAWAGFAPTVMMILGFLVSLYVYVLKPGTAQKLAGAFPRLYQFLLNKWYFDELYDAIFVKPAFAIGRMFWKGGDGAIIDGLGPDGVAARVADGARLAVRLQTGYIYNYAFAMLIGVAAVVTWFVVGGLR from the coding sequence ATGATTCAGGCAATCGTCTTTCTCCCGCTGCTCGGTTTTCTGATTGCAGGCGCCTTCGGGCGCAAGCTCGGACCGCGCCCGTCGGAGCTCGTTACGACCGGGTTGCTCATGGTCTCGGCCGTGCTGTCCTGGGTCGTGTTCTTCGACGTGGCCCTCGGCCACAAAGAGGCAAGCGCTCCCGTCCTCGCCAACTGGATGACGGTTGGCGCGCTCAAGGTCGACTGGGCGCTGCGCGTCGACACGTTGACAGCGGTGATGCTCGTCGTCGTCAACACCGTGTCGAGCCTCGTGCACCTCTATTCGATCGGCTACATGCACGAGGACCCGTCGCGTCCGCGCTTCTTCGCCTATCTGTCGCTTTTCACCTTCGCCATGTTGATGCTGGTGACCGCCGACAATCTGGTGCAGATGTTCTTCGGCTGGGAGGGCGTGGGTCTGGCGTCCTATCTGCTCATCGGCTTCTGGTACGAGAAGCCGTCGGCCTGCGCCGCCGCCATTAAGGCCTTCGTGGTCAACCGCGTCGGCGATTTCGGTTTCGCTCTCGGCATCTTCCTCGTCTTCCAGCTCACGCAGTCGCTGAGCTTCAATGAGGTCTTCGCGGCCGTTCCGGGTCTTGCGGGCAAGCCGATCCATGTCTTCGGCATGGACGTCGACGCCCTGACGATTGCGGCCTTCCTGCTGTTCATCGGCGCCATGGGCAAGTCGGCGCAGTTCTTCCTGCACACATGGCTTCCCGACGCGATGGAGGGTCCGACGCCGGTTTCTGCGCTCATCCACGCCGCCACCATGGTGACGGCGGGCGTGTTCATGGTCGCGCGCCTGTCGCCGATCTTCGAACATGCGCCGGCAGCGCTGGAATTCGTGACGCTGATCGGGGCCGTTACGGCGTTCTTCGCCGCGACCGTCGGCCTCGTGCAGAATGACATCAAGCGCGTCATCGCCTATTCGACCTGTTCGCAGCTCGGCTACATGTTCGTTGCTGAAGGCGTCGGCGCCTATTCGCTCGGCGTGTTCCACCTCTTCACCCACGCCTTCTTCAAGGCGCTGCTGTTCCTAGGCGCCGGCTCGGTCATCCACGCGATGCATCACGAGCAGGACATGCGGAACATGGGCGGCCTGCGCAAGGACATCCCGTTCACCTTCGCCATGATGACCATCGGCACTCTGGCGCTGACAGGCTTCCCCTACACGGCGGGCTATTTCTCGAAGGACGGCATCATCGAGGCAGCCTTCGCCGCCGGCGAACACCACACGACCGCAATGATCGGCTTCGTGTCGACGGTCGTCGCCGCGGGTTTGACCTCCTTCTATTCTTGGCGCCTCGTGTTCATGACCTTCTTCGGTCACCGCCCGGCGCATGAGATTGCACACAACCACTCGCATGACGAACCGACGCACGACGAGCATGCGCATGGGGCCCATCACGATGACCATGCGCATGATGATCATGGTCATGGCCATCATGCCCCGCATGAATCGCCGATCGTGATGCTGATCCCTCTCGCGGTCCTCTCTCTCGGGGCAATTGGCGCGGGCTTCCTGTTCGAGCCCTATTTCGCCGGTCACGAATATGGCGAGTTCTGGAAAGGCGCGCTTTTCACGGGCGAGCACAATGAAATCCTGCACGAAATGCACCAGATCCCCGCGTGGGCCGGTTTCGCGCCGACCGTGATGATGATCCTCGGCTTCCTCGTCTCGCTCTATGTCTATGTGCTCAAGCCCGGAACCGCGCAGAAGCTTGCGGGCGCTTTCCCGCGTCTCTACCAGTTCCTGCTCAACAAGTGGTATTTCGACGAGCTCTATGACGCCATCTTCGTGAAGCCCGCCTTTGCGATCGGCCGCATGTTCTGGAAGGGCGGCGACGGCGCCATCATCGACGGCCTCGGTCCCGACGGCGTCGCCGCGCGCGTCGCGGATGGCGCGCGCCTCGCGGTGCGTCTGCAAACCGGATACATCTATAACTATGCCTTCGCCATGCTCATCGGCGTCGCGGCGGTTGTTACTTGGTTCGTCGTCGGGGGGCTCCGCTGA
- a CDS encoding biotin--[acetyl-CoA-carboxylase] ligase: MEIGSTARAHGVRLLALDEVDSTNSEARRLIEGGERGPLWVVAARQTKGRGRMGREWLSPAGNLHASFIISDFGETLVAPQLGFVAGVAAMRALVSAAGRGRFGLKWPNDLMLDGAKLGGILLENVIVPTGDARAPAASVAIIGIGVNCANAPDDLPYEARALAALGAEAPSAATVFAHLSDALVETLEIWRGGAGFAQLREEWLTYASGLGADIRVALARETVEGRFETIDSSGRLVLATSDGARVVEAGDVLLGPRPIAAGIAR, from the coding sequence GTGGAAATTGGTTCAACCGCGCGCGCGCATGGCGTTCGGCTTCTTGCGCTCGATGAGGTAGACTCGACCAATAGCGAGGCTCGTCGCCTGATTGAAGGCGGCGAACGGGGTCCGCTCTGGGTCGTCGCGGCGCGTCAGACGAAAGGCCGGGGCCGGATGGGCCGGGAGTGGCTGTCGCCGGCCGGCAATCTCCATGCAAGCTTCATCATCAGCGACTTCGGCGAAACTCTCGTCGCGCCGCAACTGGGCTTCGTCGCCGGCGTCGCGGCGATGCGCGCCCTGGTTTCGGCTGCGGGGCGCGGGCGTTTCGGGCTGAAATGGCCGAATGACCTGATGCTGGACGGCGCAAAGCTCGGTGGCATTCTTCTCGAGAATGTGATCGTTCCCACCGGCGACGCACGCGCGCCGGCGGCTTCGGTCGCGATCATCGGCATTGGCGTCAATTGCGCGAACGCGCCGGATGATCTTCCTTATGAAGCCCGCGCGCTTGCTGCTCTTGGCGCAGAGGCGCCTTCGGCTGCGACCGTTTTTGCGCATCTCTCCGACGCCCTCGTGGAGACGCTCGAAATCTGGCGCGGCGGCGCGGGCTTTGCGCAATTGCGGGAGGAGTGGCTGACCTACGCCTCCGGGCTCGGCGCCGATATTCGGGTCGCGTTGGCTCGGGAAACCGTCGAGGGCCGCTTCGAGACGATAGACTCCTCTGGTCGGCTGGTTCTCGCGACCAGTGACGGCGCGCGCGTCGTGGAAGCCGGGGACGTGCTGCTTGGCCCGCGCCCCATCGCGGCAGGAATAGCCCGATGA
- the nuoN gene encoding NADH-quinone oxidoreductase subunit NuoN, translated as MPFLVQLAQNFLPEIILAVGVMVLILIGAWRGERGFSLVDEMAVGLLGLAILAIVLSTKSVDQSAFDGAFMDDAFSRFMKVLTLVGALVSILMSVDWLQRNGLEKFEYPVLVILSTLGMMLLISADNLIALYLGLELMSLALYVMAAFARDDGRSSEAGLKYFVLGALSSGMMLYGSSLLYGFAGTVSFSGIAQVVSDQAPIGVIFGLVFVLAGLAFKMSAAPFHMWTPDVYEGAPTPVTAFFASAAKMAAVAITARIVITAFPGVTHQWRQIIVFLAIASTLLGSFAAIGQNNIKRLMAYSSIGHMGFALIGLAAGNEAGVKGVAIYLAVYLVMTLGSFAAILAMRVNGRNVENISDLAGLSRTNGLMAFFMAMLMFSLAGVPPLAGFFAKYYVLLAAVDAGLYPLAVIGVLASAVAAFYYLRVVKVMYFDDPAPGFDRSPLAIRAVLAVSTIALLGFWIYPAPVMDAATVAAKSLF; from the coding sequence ATGCCCTTTCTCGTTCAACTCGCGCAAAATTTCCTGCCGGAAATCATTCTCGCCGTCGGCGTAATGGTTCTGATTCTGATCGGGGCCTGGCGCGGCGAGCGCGGCTTCAGCCTCGTCGACGAAATGGCGGTCGGTCTCCTCGGCCTTGCCATTCTGGCGATCGTGCTGTCGACCAAGTCGGTGGATCAAAGCGCCTTCGACGGCGCCTTCATGGATGACGCCTTCTCGCGCTTCATGAAAGTGCTGACGCTCGTCGGCGCGCTGGTCTCGATCCTGATGTCGGTGGACTGGCTGCAGCGAAACGGCCTCGAGAAATTCGAATATCCGGTGCTGGTCATCCTCTCCACGCTCGGCATGATGCTGCTGATCTCGGCGGATAATCTCATCGCGCTCTACCTCGGCCTCGAGCTCATGTCGCTCGCGCTTTACGTCATGGCCGCCTTCGCGCGGGATGACGGTCGTTCGTCGGAAGCGGGTCTGAAATATTTCGTGCTCGGCGCGCTGTCGTCCGGCATGATGCTGTATGGGTCGTCGCTGCTGTACGGCTTCGCGGGCACGGTGTCCTTTTCGGGCATTGCGCAGGTCGTGTCTGATCAGGCGCCCATTGGCGTGATCTTCGGCCTCGTTTTCGTGCTCGCCGGTCTCGCCTTCAAAATGTCGGCCGCGCCGTTCCACATGTGGACGCCCGACGTCTATGAAGGCGCGCCGACGCCGGTCACCGCGTTTTTCGCCTCCGCCGCCAAGATGGCCGCCGTCGCCATTACGGCGCGCATTGTCATCACCGCTTTCCCGGGCGTGACCCATCAGTGGCGTCAGATCATCGTGTTCCTTGCGATCGCCTCGACGCTGTTGGGCTCCTTCGCGGCGATCGGTCAAAACAACATCAAGCGCCTGATGGCCTATTCGTCCATCGGCCACATGGGCTTCGCGCTGATCGGCCTGGCTGCCGGCAATGAGGCGGGCGTCAAGGGCGTGGCGATCTATCTTGCCGTCTATCTGGTTATGACGCTCGGCTCCTTCGCCGCAATCCTCGCGATGCGCGTCAACGGCAGGAACGTCGAGAACATCTCCGACCTCGCCGGCCTGTCCCGCACAAATGGCCTCATGGCCTTCTTCATGGCGATGCTGATGTTCTCGCTTGCGGGCGTGCCGCCGCTCGCCGGCTTCTTCGCGAAATATTACGTGCTGCTCGCGGCGGTCGACGCCGGGCTTTATCCGCTCGCCGTCATCGGCGTGCTGGCGAGCGCGGTGGCGGCCTTCTATTATCTGCGCGTCGTGAAGGTCATGTATTTCGACGATCCGGCGCCGGGCTTCGACCGTTCGCCGCTGGCGATCCGCGCCGTTCTCGCCGTCTCGACCATCGCGCTGCTCGGATTCTGGATCTATCCTGCGCCGGTCATGGACGCGGCTACCGTTGCAGCCAAATCACTGTTCTGA
- a CDS encoding NADH-quinone oxidoreductase subunit M, whose amino-acid sequence MYGFGILSGLTFLPLVGVAFLLTQKGDDEASLRNIRWATFLTTLATFALSLYVWSGFDASSAAFQFVEEKSWFGAEGAGKGGLVYKMGVDGFSMPLVLLTTFIMPFSILASWESVTKRVKEYMIAFLVLETLMIGVFCALDLVLFYLFFEGGLIPMFLIIGIWGGKRRVYASFKFFLYTLAGSLLMLIAILAMYGVAGTTDITVLLKTDFPKEMQTWLWLAFFASFAVKMPMWPVHTWLPDAHVEAPTAGSVILAAILLKMGGYGFIRFSLPMFPDASAYFAPLVYAMSVIAIVYTSLVALVQEDIKKLIAYSSVAHMGYVTMGLFTLNPQGVQGAMFQMISHGFVSGALFLCVGVIYDRMHTREIAAYGGLVNRMPIYAFVFMLFTMANVGLPGTTGFIGEFLSLMGAFKANSWVALIATSGVIFSAAYALYLYRRVVFGALEKASLKDIVDLTPREIAIFAPLIALTIYYGVLPGQILSATQASVDNLIQSHTALLDAVKFAVAGQ is encoded by the coding sequence ATGTATGGGTTCGGCATTCTTTCCGGCCTCACCTTTCTTCCTCTGGTCGGCGTCGCCTTCCTTCTGACGCAGAAGGGCGACGACGAGGCGAGCCTTCGCAACATCCGCTGGGCGACCTTTCTCACGACGCTCGCGACCTTCGCTTTGTCCCTCTACGTCTGGTCGGGCTTCGACGCGTCGAGCGCCGCCTTCCAGTTCGTCGAGGAAAAGAGCTGGTTCGGCGCTGAAGGCGCCGGAAAGGGCGGCCTCGTCTACAAGATGGGCGTCGACGGCTTCTCGATGCCGCTCGTCCTGCTGACGACCTTCATCATGCCCTTTTCGATCCTCGCCTCCTGGGAGTCGGTCACGAAGCGCGTAAAGGAATATATGATCGCATTCCTTGTGCTCGAGACGCTGATGATCGGCGTCTTCTGCGCGCTGGATCTTGTGCTGTTCTACCTCTTCTTCGAGGGCGGCCTCATTCCGATGTTCCTCATCATCGGCATCTGGGGCGGCAAACGGCGCGTCTATGCGAGCTTCAAATTCTTCCTTTATACGCTCGCCGGCTCGCTTCTGATGCTGATCGCCATCCTCGCCATGTATGGCGTGGCCGGCACGACCGACATCACCGTGTTGCTGAAGACCGATTTCCCCAAGGAGATGCAGACCTGGCTGTGGCTCGCCTTCTTCGCCTCTTTCGCGGTGAAGATGCCGATGTGGCCGGTGCACACGTGGCTGCCGGACGCTCACGTCGAGGCGCCGACGGCCGGTTCGGTCATCCTCGCGGCGATCCTGCTGAAGATGGGCGGCTACGGTTTCATCCGTTTCTCGCTGCCGATGTTCCCTGACGCGTCGGCCTATTTCGCCCCGCTGGTCTATGCGATGTCGGTCATCGCGATCGTCTACACCTCGCTCGTCGCGCTGGTGCAGGAAGACATCAAGAAGCTCATCGCCTACTCGTCGGTCGCCCATATGGGCTATGTGACGATGGGCCTGTTCACGCTCAATCCGCAGGGCGTGCAGGGCGCGATGTTCCAGATGATTTCGCATGGTTTCGTGTCCGGCGCGCTCTTCCTCTGCGTCGGCGTGATCTATGACCGCATGCACACCCGCGAGATCGCGGCCTATGGCGGGCTCGTGAACCGGATGCCGATTTACGCCTTCGTGTTCATGCTCTTCACGATGGCCAATGTCGGCTTGCCGGGTACGACGGGCTTCATCGGGGAGTTCCTGTCGCTCATGGGCGCCTTCAAGGCCAACAGCTGGGTTGCGCTTATCGCCACCAGCGGCGTGATCTTCTCGGCGGCCTATGCGCTTTATCTTTACCGTCGCGTCGTCTTCGGCGCGCTGGAGAAGGCGAGCCTCAAGGACATCGTCGATCTGACGCCGCGCGAGATCGCGATCTTCGCCCCGCTCATCGCCCTGACGATCTATTACGGCGTGCTGCCGGGACAGATCCTCAGTGCGACCCAGGCTTCGGTCGACAATCTCATCCAATCCCATACGGCCCTGCTCGACGCGGTGAAATTCGCCGTCGCGGGTCAATGA
- the nuoK gene encoding NADH-quinone oxidoreductase subunit NuoK: MTIGLTHYLVVAAILFTLGVAGIILNRKNIIVILMSVELILLSVNLNFVAFSQSLGDLVGQVFALFVLTVAAAEAAIGLAILVAFYRNRGTIAVEDINSLKG; encoded by the coding sequence ATGACCATCGGCCTCACTCACTACCTCGTCGTCGCCGCGATCCTGTTCACGCTCGGCGTTGCGGGCATCATTCTCAACCGCAAGAACATCATCGTCATCCTAATGTCGGTGGAGTTGATTCTCCTGTCTGTGAACCTCAACTTCGTCGCCTTTTCGCAGTCGCTCGGCGATCTTGTGGGGCAGGTGTTCGCGCTCTTCGTTCTCACCGTGGCGGCGGCGGAGGCTGCAATTGGCCTTGCGATCCTCGTCGCCTTCTATCGCAATCGCGGCACGATCGCGGTCGAAGACATCAATTCGTTGAAGGGCTGA